The Vidua chalybeata isolate OUT-0048 chromosome 29, bVidCha1 merged haplotype, whole genome shotgun sequence genome window below encodes:
- the CREB3L4 gene encoding cyclic AMP-responsive element-binding protein 3-like protein 4 isoform X3 — MEAPELREPDGLFPDPPSLPVQVLSFQPLTLPEDDVSAGGRGAGGQDPHGDTGMSRGSRHVSPGPVSPQGSGAEELLRLTVNPDIACGLGTSPEPPPVLLEVVCDLSAPLYPSLFPGIQLSPHPDPQPTLRLTEEEKRLLAQEGVTLPGDLPLTQAEERLLKKVRRKIRNKQSAQDSRRRKKEYLDELESRAAACSALNQELRKKIQELEKSNGSLLRQLQALIKETSTKPAQTGTCVLILLLSLGLILLPSSSPFHRGGSRDSLGPTGGTS; from the exons ATGGAGGCACCGGAGCTCCGGGAGCCGGACGGGCTCTTCCCGGATCCCCCCTCGCTCCCGGTGCAGGTACTCAGCTTCCAGCCCTTGACGCTCCCCGAGGATGATGTGAGTGCGGGTGGGAGGGGCGCGGGTGGGCAGGACCCtcacggggacaccgggatgtCCCGGGGATCCCGTCACGTGTCCCCCGGCCCGGTATCCCCGCAGGGCAGCGGAGCCgaggagctgctgaggctgACGGTGAACCCCGACATCGCCTGCGGCCTCGGCACCAGCCCGGAGCCCCCCCcggtgctgctggaggtggtCTGTGACCTCAGCGCACCCCTGTACCCCTCGCTGTTCCCCGGTATCCAGCTGTCCCCTCACCCCGACCCCCAGCCCACG ctccGGCTGACGGAGGAGGAGAAGCGGCTGCTGGCGCAGGAGggggtgaccctgcctggggACCTGCCCCTCACCCAG GCCGAGGAGCGGCTCCTGAAGAAGGTGCGGAGAAAGATCCGGAACAAGCAGTCAGCGCAGGACAGCCGGCGGAGGAAGAAGGAATACCTGGACGAGCTGGAGAGCAG GGCGGCCGCGTGCTCGGCGCTGAACCAGGAGCTGCGGAAAAAGatccaggagctggagaagagtAACGG GTCTCTCCTGCGGCAGCTCCAGGCACTCATCAAGGAAACATCCACCAAGCCCGCACAGACCGGCACCTGTGTCCTG ATCCTGCTCCTGTCGCTGGGGCTgatcctgctccccagctccagcccgtTCCACCGGGGcggcagcagggacagcctcGGGCCCACCGGAG GAACATCCTGA
- the RAB13 gene encoding ras-related protein Rab-13 isoform X2, translating into MAKAYDHLFKLLLIGDSGVGKTCLVIRFAEDNFSSTYISTIGIDFKIRTVDIDGKKIKLQVWDTAGQERFKTITTAYYRGAVGIVLVYDITDEKSFENIQNWMKSIKENASAGVERLLLGNKCDMEGRRKVQRDAAEKAFHTLARDILHKSFRKAPPGSSSRALLEPGPPRKADGRCSLG; encoded by the exons ATGGCCAAGGCCTACGACCACCTCTTCAAGCTGCTGCTGATCGGGGACAGCGGCGTGGGCAAGACTTGCCTCGTCATCCGCTTCGCCGAGGACAACTTCAGCAGCACCTACATCTCCACCATCG GGATCGACTTCAAGATCCGCACTGTGGATATCGATGGGAAGAAGATCAAGCTGCAGGTCTG GGACACGGCGGGACAGGAGCGCTTCAAAACCATCACCACAGCCTATTACCGTGGAGCCGTG GGCATCGTCCTGGTGTACGACATCACTGACGAGAAATCCTTTGAGAACATCCAGAACTGGATGAAAAGCATCAAGGAG AACGCCTCGGCCGGGGTCGAGCGGCTCCTCCTCGGCAACAAGTGCGACATGGAGGGGAGGCGGAAAGTGCAGCGGGACGCGGCCGAGAAG gccTTCCACACGCTGGCTCGGGACATCCTGCACAAATCCTTCCGGAAAGCT CcccccggcagcagcagcagggccctgctggagcctGGCCCCCCCCGGAAGGCCGATGGGAGATGCTCCCTGGGATAG
- the RAB13 gene encoding ras-related protein Rab-13 isoform X1, whose amino-acid sequence MAKAYDHLFKLLLIGDSGVGKTCLVIRFAEDNFSSTYISTIGIDFKIRTVDIDGKKIKLQVWDTAGQERFKTITTAYYRGAVGIVLVYDITDEKSFENIQNWMKSIKENASAGVERLLLGNKCDMEGRRKVQRDAAEKLAKEHGIRFFETSAKSSENVEEAFHTLARDILHKSFRKAPPGSSSRALLEPGPPRKADGRCSLG is encoded by the exons ATGGCCAAGGCCTACGACCACCTCTTCAAGCTGCTGCTGATCGGGGACAGCGGCGTGGGCAAGACTTGCCTCGTCATCCGCTTCGCCGAGGACAACTTCAGCAGCACCTACATCTCCACCATCG GGATCGACTTCAAGATCCGCACTGTGGATATCGATGGGAAGAAGATCAAGCTGCAGGTCTG GGACACGGCGGGACAGGAGCGCTTCAAAACCATCACCACAGCCTATTACCGTGGAGCCGTG GGCATCGTCCTGGTGTACGACATCACTGACGAGAAATCCTTTGAGAACATCCAGAACTGGATGAAAAGCATCAAGGAG AACGCCTCGGCCGGGGTCGAGCGGCTCCTCCTCGGCAACAAGTGCGACATGGAGGGGAGGCGGAAAGTGCAGCGGGACGCGGCCGAGAAG CTGGCGAAGGAACACGGGATTCGCTTCTTCGAGACCAGCGCCAAGTCCAGCGAGAACGTGGAGGAG gccTTCCACACGCTGGCTCGGGACATCCTGCACAAATCCTTCCGGAAAGCT CcccccggcagcagcagcagggccctgctggagcctGGCCCCCCCCGGAAGGCCGATGGGAGATGCTCCCTGGGATAG
- the SLC39A1 gene encoding zinc transporter ZIP1 — MDTGIGASLAWSPGAASQPPPGLGVKLGSLVLLLLLPLACGLTPLWCFRQPPDPRSPVLSLVSCFSGGVFMGTFLLDLLPDYLGSIAAALEGLRITLQFPLPEFILAMGFFLVLVLEQVTLAQRELAEPPEESRALLPSGSIQAAAPGSSVGSPVPASGGPGALRAGALALALALHAVLEGLALGLREGDAAALRVLLALLLHKGAVAFGLSLELLRSRLRPPAVASCLVLLALMSPLGVGVGTVLAAGAGPRQRLCRAVLEGLAAGTFLFVTFLEILPQELGVPQNRIPKVILILAGFALVSAILFVKG; from the exons ATGGACACCGGGATCGGGGCCTCGCTGGCCTGGAGCCCCGGGGCGGCCTCGCAGCCCCCGCCCGGGCTGGGGGTGAAGTTGGGGTCGCTggtgctgttgctgctgctgcccctcgCCTGCGGCCTCACACCCCTCTGGTGCTTCCGACAGCCCCCCG acccccgcagccctgtgctcagcctTGTGAGCTGCTTCTCGGGCGGTGTTTTCATGGGCACCTTCCTGCTCGACCTCCTGCCTGACTACCTGGGCAGCATCGCTGCGGCACTGGAGGGGCTGCGCATCACG CTGCAGTTCCCTCTGCCGGAGTTCATCCTGGCCATGGGCTTCTtcctggtgctggtgctggagcaggtgacgCTGGCGCAGCGTGAGCTGGCCGAGCCTCCTGAGGAGTCGCGGGCACTGCTGCCCAGTGGCTCCATCCAGGCCGCAGCGCCCGGCAGCTCGGTGGGCTCGCCGGTGCCAGCGtccggcggccccggggcgcTGCGTGCCGGGGCGCTGGCGCTGGCTCTGGCACTGCACGCGGTGCTGGAGGGGCTGGCGCTGGGGCTGCGCGAGGGCGACGCGGCCGCGCTGCGCGtgctgctggcgctgctgctgcacaaGGGCGCCGTGGCCTTCGGCCTCTCGCTGGAGCTGCTGCGGAGCCGCCTGCGCCCGCCCGCCGTGGCCTCGTGCCTCGTGCTGCTGGCCCTCATGTCCCCGCTGGGCGTCGGGGTGGGCACGGTGctggcggcgggcgcggggccgcggcaGCGCCTGTGCCGGGCCGTGCTGGAGGGCCTGGCGGCCGGCACCTTCCTCTTCGTCACCTTCCTGGAGATTCTGCCCCAGGAGTTGGGGGTGCCCCAAAATCGCATCCCCAAGGTCATCTTGATCCTTGCTGGCTTCGCGCTGGTCAGCGCCATCCTCTTCGTCAAGGGGTGA
- the LOC128801113 gene encoding cathepsin S-like: MEPLAPVALLALLVLALGHPDPALDQHWELWKKSYGKKYQPQEDSLRRLTWEKNLWLVTLHNLEHSLGLRSYTLGMNHLGDMTSEEVAASLTRLQIHPRPRQNSAFQAKFRPVGDIPEALDWRDKGCVTEVKNQGACGSCWAFSAVGALEAQVKLKTGNLVSLSAQNLVDCSGMYGNKGCAGGFMTGAFQYIIDNGGIESEESYPYTAQNGTCHYNASARAASCSRFLELPEGDEAALRDAVATVGPVAVAIDATRPSFFLYRSGVFDDPQCSQEVNHGVLVVGYGSLENKEYWLVKNSWGVHFGDAGYIRMARNASNLCGIASYASYPLI; encoded by the exons ATGGAGCCACTGGCTCCCGTCgccctcctggccctgctggtgctggcactgggacatcCCGACCCTGCGCTGGaccagcactgggagctctggaAAAAATCCTACGGGAAGAAATATCAGCCCCAG gaggaTTCACTCCGTCGCCTAACGTGGGAGAAGAACCTGTGGCTGGTGACACTCCACAACCTGGAGCACTCCCTGGGTCTCCGCTCCTACACGCTGGGGATGAACCACCTGGGGGACATG ACCAGTGAAGAGGTGGCGGCTTCGCTGACGAGGCTCCAGATCCATCCTCGTCCCCGTCAGAATTCTGCATTCCAAGCAAAATTCCGCCCAGTCGGTGACATCCCGGAGGCGCTGGACTGGCGGGACAAGGGCTGCGTGACCGAGGTGAAGAACCAG GGCGCCTGTGGATCCTGCTGGGCCTTCAGCGCCGTGGGAGCACTGGAAGCGCAGGTGAAGCTGAAAACTGGGAATTTGGTGTCCCTGAGCGCCCAGAATTTGGTGGATTGCTCCGGGATGTACGGGAACAAGGGCTGCGCTGGGGGGTTCATGACGGGCGCATTCCAGTACATCATCGACAACGGCGGCATCGAGTCCGAGGAGTCCTATCCCTACACGGCTCAG AACGGGACGTGCCACTACAACGCCTCAGCCCGTGCCGCCTCCTGCTCCCGGTTCCTGGAGCTGCCCGAGGGTGACGAGGCCGCACTCAGGGACGCCGTGGCCACCGTGGGCCCTGTGGCCGTGGCCATCGACGCCACCCGGCCCAGCTTCTTCCTGTACCGCTCTG GGGTGTTCGACGACCCCCAGTGCTCACAGGAGGTGAACCAtggggtgctggtggtgggATACGGCtccctggaaaacaaagaatattGGCTGGTGAAGAACAG CTGGGGTGTGCACTTCGGAGACGCGGGATACATCCGCATGGCCCGGAACGCCTCCAACCTCTGCGGCATCGCCAGCTACGCCTCCTACCCGCTGATTTAG
- the LOC128801079 gene encoding basic salivary proline-rich protein 1-like: protein MAVTASAGTRAVPPPPPRRRPRRCPGAREGRRFPATPRDTGSPPDLPDGQVPSAVLGGRTPTLRHPRTPSPSSTPRAQCPPRPQSPRSVPSPARCLRHPRLARGEAPERRQPENGGEQERGRKREPGPGRPRHPGPRTPRGRHSRDPTADTLQGHGAGTVTPEGPWPPVRRSRSPDRRTVLRLGAVTAPQTGRPQTRPRSSRSPAGPPARPPRVPPARYLRAGPGRAGPGPRLWAPLGRDRAPARPPPATAPPAGAEDSRYRDPPPPPRDPPDPQNPPRSQRNCQDPQETPPTRPRKLKEPPRKVGDPIFHHPPV from the exons ATGGCTGTCACAGCATCTGCGGGGACACGGGCCGTGCCACCacccccgccgcgccgccggccccgccgctgccccggggcACGGGAAGGGAGGAGGTTTCCGGCCACGCCGCGGGACACGGGGAGCCCCCCAGACCTTCCAGACGGGCAGGTCCCCTCGGCAGTGCTCGGAGGAAGGACCCCCACCCTGCGGCACCCCCG cacccccagccccagcagcacgCCCCGTGCCCAATGTCCCCCCCGTCCCCAGAGCccccgcagtgtccccagccccgctcGCTGCCTGCGGCACCCCCGGCTTGCCCGCGGGGAGGCCCCGGAGCGGCGGCAGCCGGAGAACGGGGGCGagcaggaaaggggaaggaagcGGGAGCCAGGCCCCGGCCGCCCACGTCACCCCGGGCCCCGCACACCGCGGGGGCGACACAGCCGCGACCCCACCGCGGACACCCTGCAGGGCCACGGGGCCGGCACCGTGACCCCAGAAGGGCCCTGGCCCCCGGTAAGGAGGTCACGGTCCCCGGACCGTAGGACCGTGCTCCGCCTGGGAGCAGTGACAGCCCCTCAGACGGGGAG GCCCCAAACCCGGCCCcgcagctcccgcagccccgcgggACCCCCAGCTCGGCCCCCCCGGGTGCCCCCCGCCCGGTACctgcgggccgggccgggccgggccgggccggggccgcgtCTTTGGGCGCCGCTGGGCCGCGACCgcgcgcccgcccggcccccgcccgcaacagcgccccctgccggcgCGGAGGACTCTCGGTACCGGGACCCACCGCCGCCCCCCCGGGACCCTCCGGATCCTCAGAACCCCCCCAGATCCCAAAGAAACTGCCAGGACCCTCAAGAGACCCCTCCGACCCGCCCCAGGAAACTCAAGGAGCCCCCAAGGAAAGTGGGGGATCCCATTTTTCACCATCCCCCCGTGTAA
- the JTB gene encoding protein JTB has protein sequence MGPGGLTVLLAVLSAVPGGLRPAAAAASEERPASPAVATPCWRVEQFVVAQECTRCSGFEMKTIPACGPTGFIEKINCASSHRDEYKSCRSAALEAQRFWRFVGSALGVAAAAAALVVLRQRVLDQRALEKVRKQIESI, from the exons ATGGGGCCCGGCGGCCTCACGGTGCTGCTGGCGGTGCTGAGCGCGGTGCCGGGCGGGCTGCG cccggcggcggcggcggcgagcgAGGAACGGCCCG CGAGCCCCGCGGTGGCCACGCCGTGCTGGCGAGTGGAGCAGTTCGTGGTTGCCCAGGAGTGCACGCGGTGCTCCGGCTTCGAGATG AAGACGATCCCGGCCTGCGGCCCCACCGGCTTCATCGAGAAGATCAACTGCGCCTCGTCCCACCGGGATGAGTACAAGAG CTGCCGCTCAGCCGCGCTGGAGGCACAGCGGTTCTGGCGCTTCGTGGGCTCCGCTCTGGGCgtggcggccgcggcggcggcgctcgTGGTGTTGCGGCAGCGCGTGCTGGACCAGCGGGCGCTGGAGAAGGTCCGCAAGCAGATTGAGTCCATTTAG
- the CRTC2 gene encoding CREB-regulated transcription coactivator 2, which produces MAAAGAGAGPGPGPGAGPSAGAGASNPRKFSEKIALQKQRQAEETAAFEEVMMEICSTRLQAQKLRLAHSRGPFYSGSLPNVNQIGTGVPEFQGPSPLDSTRSTRHHGLVERVQRDPRRMMSPLRRYVRQIDSSPYGPTYLSPPPEPSWRRTMPWSNFPMEKGHLFRLPSALNRTNSDSALHTSVMNPAPQDAYLGPSQAGPPPGRRAGFLDGDSDSKVFLFQVPPIEENFDDSKHSLKPWDTKKLSSSSARPRSCEVPGIHIFPSPDQPANVPLMPSALNTGGSLPDLTTLHFPSPLPTPLDPEEAPYPPLSGGSSTSNLATTMTHLGISGTGSVGLGYDPPGLPSPLQSSLSNPSLQSSLSNPNLQASLRSPSLQASLSNPSLQSSHSSSSIPSSLSNQSLPSSLSSSLSNPSLPTSPRSQPLQSSPSNPSLPSGLGGSFAATSPRRRVPLSPLSLPVAGDCRRQHPKQFSPTMSPTLSSITQGVPLDTSKLPVEQRLPPYSYGQPGMLLGSQAPPRAPAPPPRPYNPPYAPGTALGQPLAQPPSDFGLGSLEQFGIGESPPGNSGGFPEELGALSYPPSEGGYDPPGLNRPNLSNCSRHGPIPNIIFTGDSPPGLSKEITTALAGVPGFEVEGGSLGGLGGLEEELRIEPLTLDGLSMLSDPCALLTDPAVEDSFRSDRLQ; this is translated from the exons atggcggcggcgggcgcgggggccgggcccgggcccgggcccggcgcggGACCCTCGGCCGGCGCCGGTGCGTCCAACCCGCGCAAGTTCAGCGAGAAGATCGCATTGCAGAAGCAGCGGCAGGCGGAAGAGACCGCGGCCTTCGAGGAGGTCATGATGGAGATCTGCTCCACACGG ctgCAGGCGCAGAAGCTGCGTCTGGCCCACAGCCGGGGGCCCTTCTACAGTGGCTCCCTGCCCAACGTCAACCAGATCGGCACCGGGGTTCCCGAATTCCAG GGCCCGTCGCCGCTGGATTCCACGCGGAGCACGCGGCATCACGGGCTGGTGGAGCGCGTCCAGCGGGACCCACGCCGGATGATGTCCCCCCTGCGCCGCTACGTCCGGCAG ATCGACAGCTCTCCCTATGGACCCACGTACCTGTCGCCTCCACCTGAGCCCAGCTGGAGGAG GACCATGCCCTGGAGcaatttccccatggaaaaaGGACACTTATTCCGGCTGCCGTCAGCTCTCAACAG GACAAATTCCGACTCGGCGCTGCACACGAGCGTGATGAACCCCGCGCCCCAGGACGCCTACCTGGGTCCCTCGCAGGCCGGGCCCCCCCCCGGCCGCCGTGCCG GTTTCCTGGACGGAGACTCGGATAGCAAAG TGTTTCTTTTCCAAGTGCCTCCCATCGAAGAGAACTTCGACGACAGCAAGCACTCGCTGAAGCCCTGGGACACCAAGAAG CTCTCGTCCTCCTCGGCCCGGCCACGCTCCTGTGAGGTCCCGGGAATCCA catATTCCCATCCCCGGATCAACCTGCCAACGTGCCCCTCATGCCCTCGGCCCTCAACACGGGGGGGTCCCTGCCTGACCTGACCACGCTGCACTTCCCgtcccccctgcccacccccttGGACCCTGAGGAGGCCCCATACCCCCCCCTGAGCGGGGGCAGCAGCACTTCCAACCTGGCCACCACCATGACCCACCTGGGCATCAGCGGCACCGGCAGCGTTGGGCTGGGCTATGACCCCCCAG GACTCCCCtcacctctgcagagctccctgaGTAACCCGTCCCTGCAGTCCTCCCTGAGCAATCCCAACCTCCAGGCCTCCCTGCGCAGCCCCTCACTCCAGGCCTCCCTCAGCAACCCCTCGCTCCAgtcctcccacagcagctcctctatcccctcctctctctccaaCCAgtccctgccttcctccctgtCCTCCTCGCTCTCCAACCCCTCGCTGCCCACGTCCCCCCGCAGCCAGCCCCTCCAGTCCTCACCCAGCAACCCCAGCCTGCCCTCGGGGCTGGGGGGTTCCTTCGCGGCCACCTCGCCACGCCGGCGGGTCCCGCTCagccccctgtccctgcctgtggccgGCGACTGCAGACGGCAGCACCCCAAACAGTTCTCACCAACAATGTCACCCACATTGTCCTCCATCACCCAG GGCGTCCCCCTGGACACCAGCAAGCTGCCGGTGGAGCAGCGGCTCCCGCCCTACTCCTACGGACAGCCGGGAATGCTGCTGGGCTCCCAGGCCCCCCCCCGGGCGCCCgcgccccccccgcgcccctACAACCCTCCCTACGCCCCCGGCACCgccctggggcagcccctggcacagccccccaGCGACTTCGGCCTGGGCAGC ctggagcagtTCGGGATCGGGGAGAGCCCCCCCGGCAACAGCGGAGGGTTCCCCGAGGAGTTGGGGGCCCTGAGTTACCCCCCGAGCGAGGGGGGCTACGACCCCCCCGGCCTGAACCGCCCAAACCTGAGCAACTGCAGCCGCCACGGCCCCATCCCCAACATCATCTTCACAG GCGACTCCCCCCCGGGGCTGTCGAAGGAGATCACGACGGCGCTGGCGGGGGTCCCGGGCTTCGAGGTGGagggggggtccctggggggactgggggggctggaggaggagctgcGCATCGAGCCCCTGACGCTGGACGGGCTGAGCATGCTGAGCGACCCCTGCGCGCTGCTCACCGACCCCGCCGTCGAGGACTCCTTCCGCTCCGACCGCCTCCAGTGA
- the RPS27 gene encoding 40S ribosomal protein S27 has protein sequence MPLAKDLLHPSPEEEKRKHKKKRLVQSPNSYFMDVKCPGCYKITTVFSHAQTVVLCVGCSTVLCQPTGGKARLTEGCSFRRKQH, from the exons ATGCCC CTCGCCAAGGACCTGTTGCACCCGTCTCCCGAGGAGGAGAAGCGCAAGCACAAGAAGAAGCGGCTGGTGCAGAGCCCCAACTCCTACTTCATGGACGTCAAGTGCCCCG GCTGTTACAAGATCACCACCGTGTTCAGCCACGCCCAGACCGTGGTGCTCTGCGTGGGCTGCTCCACggtgctgtgccagcccacGGGGGGCAAGGCCCGGCTCACCGAGG GCTGCTCATTCCGACGGAAGCAGCACTGA
- the CREB3L4 gene encoding cyclic AMP-responsive element-binding protein 3-like protein 4 isoform X2, whose amino-acid sequence MEAPELREPDGLFPDPPSLPVQVLSFQPLTLPEDDGSGAEELLRLTVNPDIACGLGTSPEPPPVLLEVVCDLSAPLYPSLFPGIQLSPHPDPQPTLRLTEEEKRLLAQEGVTLPGDLPLTQAEERLLKKVRRKIRNKQSAQDSRRRKKEYLDELESRAAACSALNQELRKKIQELEKSNGSLLRQLQALIKETSTKPAQTGTCVLILLLSLGLILLPSSSPFHRGGSRDSLGPTGVTSRNILTLSRRDPGTAGESPFPPWMLGTELGSGVEDGAGGEPGDGIPAPQKDPGTSSSRQDMTHGHGDEM is encoded by the exons ATGGAGGCACCGGAGCTCCGGGAGCCGGACGGGCTCTTCCCGGATCCCCCCTCGCTCCCGGTGCAGGTACTCAGCTTCCAGCCCTTGACGCTCCCCGAGGATGAT GGCAGCGGAGCCgaggagctgctgaggctgACGGTGAACCCCGACATCGCCTGCGGCCTCGGCACCAGCCCGGAGCCCCCCCcggtgctgctggaggtggtCTGTGACCTCAGCGCACCCCTGTACCCCTCGCTGTTCCCCGGTATCCAGCTGTCCCCTCACCCCGACCCCCAGCCCACG ctccGGCTGACGGAGGAGGAGAAGCGGCTGCTGGCGCAGGAGggggtgaccctgcctggggACCTGCCCCTCACCCAG GCCGAGGAGCGGCTCCTGAAGAAGGTGCGGAGAAAGATCCGGAACAAGCAGTCAGCGCAGGACAGCCGGCGGAGGAAGAAGGAATACCTGGACGAGCTGGAGAGCAG GGCGGCCGCGTGCTCGGCGCTGAACCAGGAGCTGCGGAAAAAGatccaggagctggagaagagtAACGG GTCTCTCCTGCGGCAGCTCCAGGCACTCATCAAGGAAACATCCACCAAGCCCGCACAGACCGGCACCTGTGTCCTG ATCCTGCTCCTGTCGCTGGGGCTgatcctgctccccagctccagcccgtTCCACCGGGGcggcagcagggacagcctcGGGCCCACCGGAG TGACCTCCAGGAACATCCTGACCCTGTCGCGGCGGGACCCAGGAACGGCCGGAGAATCCCCGTTCCCGCCCTGGATgttggggacagagctgggatccGGTGTGGAGGATGGAGCCGGGGGGGAGCCTGGGGATGGGATTCCTGCCCCCCAGAAGGATCCAGGCACCAGTTCCTCCAGGCAGGACATGACACATGGACACGGGGATGAGATGTGA
- the CREB3L4 gene encoding cyclic AMP-responsive element-binding protein 3-like protein 4 isoform X1, which translates to MEAPELREPDGLFPDPPSLPVQVLSFQPLTLPEDDVSAGGRGAGGQDPHGDTGMSRGSRHVSPGPVSPQGSGAEELLRLTVNPDIACGLGTSPEPPPVLLEVVCDLSAPLYPSLFPGIQLSPHPDPQPTLRLTEEEKRLLAQEGVTLPGDLPLTQAEERLLKKVRRKIRNKQSAQDSRRRKKEYLDELESRAAACSALNQELRKKIQELEKSNGSLLRQLQALIKETSTKPAQTGTCVLILLLSLGLILLPSSSPFHRGGSRDSLGPTGVTSRNILTLSRRDPGTAGESPFPPWMLGTELGSGVEDGAGGEPGDGIPAPQKDPGTSSSRQDMTHGHGDEM; encoded by the exons ATGGAGGCACCGGAGCTCCGGGAGCCGGACGGGCTCTTCCCGGATCCCCCCTCGCTCCCGGTGCAGGTACTCAGCTTCCAGCCCTTGACGCTCCCCGAGGATGATGTGAGTGCGGGTGGGAGGGGCGCGGGTGGGCAGGACCCtcacggggacaccgggatgtCCCGGGGATCCCGTCACGTGTCCCCCGGCCCGGTATCCCCGCAGGGCAGCGGAGCCgaggagctgctgaggctgACGGTGAACCCCGACATCGCCTGCGGCCTCGGCACCAGCCCGGAGCCCCCCCcggtgctgctggaggtggtCTGTGACCTCAGCGCACCCCTGTACCCCTCGCTGTTCCCCGGTATCCAGCTGTCCCCTCACCCCGACCCCCAGCCCACG ctccGGCTGACGGAGGAGGAGAAGCGGCTGCTGGCGCAGGAGggggtgaccctgcctggggACCTGCCCCTCACCCAG GCCGAGGAGCGGCTCCTGAAGAAGGTGCGGAGAAAGATCCGGAACAAGCAGTCAGCGCAGGACAGCCGGCGGAGGAAGAAGGAATACCTGGACGAGCTGGAGAGCAG GGCGGCCGCGTGCTCGGCGCTGAACCAGGAGCTGCGGAAAAAGatccaggagctggagaagagtAACGG GTCTCTCCTGCGGCAGCTCCAGGCACTCATCAAGGAAACATCCACCAAGCCCGCACAGACCGGCACCTGTGTCCTG ATCCTGCTCCTGTCGCTGGGGCTgatcctgctccccagctccagcccgtTCCACCGGGGcggcagcagggacagcctcGGGCCCACCGGAG TGACCTCCAGGAACATCCTGACCCTGTCGCGGCGGGACCCAGGAACGGCCGGAGAATCCCCGTTCCCGCCCTGGATgttggggacagagctgggatccGGTGTGGAGGATGGAGCCGGGGGGGAGCCTGGGGATGGGATTCCTGCCCCCCAGAAGGATCCAGGCACCAGTTCCTCCAGGCAGGACATGACACATGGACACGGGGATGAGATGTGA